The DNA region CAGCTTGTTGATTAAACGTGaaataaaaggtaaaaaaaaaaaaatgtaagataaaaaaaaatatattttcttttgtatctTGAATAATCACAAAGTCAATATGCGTGtagtagttttatttttatttttttatattccgTTGGTTTTTATTTCAGGCCACACAAAACTTAACGCTTCGTTTAATCATTTCATCATGATAATTAACAtctctattttaatttagtatgTCTAAAATTGACTCGTTTAaatacctgaaaaaaaaacagaaaaacatgttaatatttatcacaagtgattaaaaaatcatcaagttgaaattttatatttaaaaaaaaatacaacattttgtttgaatcattattaatttattttacagataGAATACGTCTTGGCTATGTATCAGCACTGGCAATTGGTGCTGGAACAGCAGCATTTTTTGCCTGGTGGTggttatcaaaaaataaaaagccaaAATTACCAAAAACATGGAGAAAAGTTGGTGAATTAAGtgatatatttgtatttcCAGTAAAATCACTTGGCTGTGTAAAAGAAAATGCAATTGAATGTACAAAACTTGGTCTAAAATTAGGATGGCTTCGTGATAGAACTCTCATGGTCATTGACCTTGATGGTAACTTTGTAACTGGTAGACAAAAACCAAGAATGGTCCAGGTAATTCattaagaaaaatacaatattatcatcaacacttttataaatataaaatatatttttttaagataacACCAAGTATTGCTGGATCAGTATTAACACTTGCTGCACCAGGAATGATGACAGTAAgtgttgatttatcaaatattggaAAAACATTTAGAGCTGCTGTTTGGGGACAACCAGTACCAGCAGCTGATTGTGGAGAAGAAATTGCAAGATGGTTATCACGTTTTTTATTACAAGAAGATACTGGACTTAGACTTGTTTATTATCCACTTGATCAACCATCACGTGATGTAAGAACAGTTAATTTAGGATTTCCATTAATGGAAAATGTCGACTCtgtaagttttaaattaaataaatatttaaaaaacaagtttaaatcatttttttttttatacttcagGGAGCTTATCCAGATGCTACAGCTTATACACTGATGAATGAAGCATCAATTGCTGAATTAAATACAAGAATTGAAGATTCAGTAACACCATTACAATTTCGtccaaattttgttgtaaaaggTGCTGAACCACTTGAAGAAGACACCTGGGATTGGATTAAAATTGGTTCAGTTGTATTTAGAAATGTTAAACCATGTACTAGATGTATTTTCACAACAATTAGTCCAGAAACTGGTACAAAACATCCAAAAACTGAACCTTTAAAGACTCTGAGAAAGTatgtgttaatttaattatgttaaatattaaatagtaattattattaatcaaattttgcAGCTATAGACTTGTTGATGATCCTGTTTATCGTAAATTCACCAAAGACAGCCCAGTGATGGGTGTTCATTTGGGTCTCAAGGGTCCAAATGGTATTGTACGACTTGGTGATCCAGTTTACATTGGTCTTGATGATAatcatgacaataaaaaattaatatcaccaCCATAGCTAAGGCGTTGGGACTCTTGTGAATGCATTTGTCCTGATCAATCATCAAACAATCAATCAAACAAcgacaacaattaaaaataattttaaaaaattaatatttaactatttttaaatattttttttactgtacttaattaattagttaaataaggaaaaatattacaagcttatttatttttataatcaatttttgataTGATAAGAAAACTACTTGTCtgtttatactttttatcTGTCAACAGATACACCGAGgtcataatttaaaatttctatcaaacaaaattatataatttatataaatttctatatCCTCAAgtattttacattaataatttttaatttcaatttagttgtttattttatttcttaatttataCTCAATACtttataagaattaaaaattgatttataatttttatttgtatcaagAAAGATAGTAATGATTGACgtcatcaaataaatcatcatgatCTAGATAGTAATCACAGTCACGTGGTTAAATTGCTGACAGTAAATATGATTTTAGTCTCTTCTCAACTTCCAAACAAACATCAACGATTATATTGCCTTAAcatttctatatttaaaattaaacatgggtatgttattaaatatcattcaactgcttgtaattaattttaataaactgtaatttaattttatgacttttaaatgttgaattaaattttttactatgtttaaataatatttattaattttttcttaacctagtttattgtttattgaataaattatagtataataaaattttttttacagttaaaatatgttttaaaatgatatcTGTATTGGCAATTGGTACTGGAACAACATTACTATTAGCCtggtattatttatcaaaaaataaaaaacaaaaaccacCTAAAAAATGGCATAAAGTTGGTGAATTATCAGGTCTTTATATATTCCCAGTTAAATCATTCAGTTTTATACAAGAAAATTCACTGGAATGTACTCAGCTTGGTTTAAAATCTGGCTGGCTTCGTGATCGAACACTCATGGTTATagatcatgataaaaaatttctaacacTTCGTCAGCATCCAAAAATGGTTCATGTAATTATCCAGctcaataaaaaacaactctacttgttattgaaataatttttgatatttattttctagatAAAACCAAGTGTAACTGATACAACTTTGACTCTAGCTGCTCCAGGAATGACATCAATCagtattgatttatcaaacgttggtaaaatatttaacacacTGATTTATGGTCAACAAGTACCAGCAAGTGATTGTGGTAATGAAGTAGCTAAATGGctatcaaattatttactccaGGAAGAGAGTGGACTACGACTTGTTTATTATCCACTTGATGAACCGTATCGTGACATCAGCAGTTCATTAAAAGTATTTCCGTTATTAAAGAATGAACATGCTGTaagtgtaaatattatttataaaatatttaacaagttgcatttaataattctttatttttcatacaacAGGGTGCATATGGTGATGAATCATCATACTCACTTCTTAATGAATCTTCATTGGCACATTTAAACACTCGTCTTGATGAGCCAATAACTGCTGACCAATTGAgaatgaattttattgtcaaaggTGCTGAGCCACATGACGAGGACAATTGGGACTGGATTAAAATTGGTGATGTTACATTTAGAAATATTAGACCTTGTACCAGGTGTGCTGTTACAACTGTCGATCCAAAAACTGCAACTAAACATCCAAACTTTGAACCTGTCAAGACACTCAGAAagtttgtattaatttttttctgttgaacATTAAAACAACTAGTTTAATAActaattggaattttttttggtgttaGATATCGTAGTCCAGATGATCCAGATGTTCGTAAATTCGTCAAAGGCAGTCCTGTTATGGGCATTCATTTGGGACTGATGGGAACAAATGGAtttgtcaaaataaatgatCCAGTTTATGTTGGAATTAATGGtgattaatttaacaaataaatagtcttttttttttttttcttttttcttattttaataacatttatttacacTACAAAATAATTGGGAAGTTTAACGTAAAATTGATGGATAtacatttttctaaatcatcactttgttttttttataaaaaaaatatatatatttattcaaagtaACATAtgagatatataatttaattgattatgtaaataaaatttaagaaatttatttcgttTTGTAGGGGTTATTATTTAACGTACTTGTATAGAGGCAGTGGAGGCATTTCGAGCCAATAAGACCCTGGCAATAtatttacaagtta from Aphidius gifuensis isolate YNYX2018 linkage group LG5, ASM1490517v1, whole genome shotgun sequence includes:
- the LOC122856659 gene encoding mitochondrial amidoxime reducing component 2-like, giving the protein MDRIRLGYVSALAIGAGTAAFFAWWWLSKNKKPKLPKTWRKVGELSDIFVFPVKSLGCVKENAIECTKLGLKLGWLRDRTLMVIDLDGNFVTGRQKPRMVQITPSIAGSVLTLAAPGMMTVSVDLSNIGKTFRAAVWGQPVPAADCGEEIARWLSRFLLQEDTGLRLVYYPLDQPSRDVRTVNLGFPLMENVDSGAYPDATAYTLMNEASIAELNTRIEDSVTPLQFRPNFVVKGAEPLEEDTWDWIKIGSVVFRNVKPCTRCIFTTISPETGTKHPKTEPLKTLRNYRLVDDPVYRKFTKDSPVMGVHLGLKGPNGIVRLGDPVYIGLDDNHDNKKLISPP
- the LOC122856660 gene encoding mitochondrial amidoxime reducing component 2-like, which codes for MVKICFKMISVLAIGTGTTLLLAWYYLSKNKKQKPPKKWHKVGELSGLYIFPVKSFSFIQENSLECTQLGLKSGWLRDRTLMVIDHDKKFLTLRQHPKMVHIKPSVTDTTLTLAAPGMTSISIDLSNVGKIFNTLIYGQQVPASDCGNEVAKWLSNYLLQEESGLRLVYYPLDEPYRDISSSLKVFPLLKNEHAGAYGDESSYSLLNESSLAHLNTRLDEPITADQLRMNFIVKGAEPHDEDNWDWIKIGDVTFRNIRPCTRCAVTTVDPKTATKHPNFEPVKTLRKYRSPDDPDVRKFVKGSPVMGIHLGLMGTNGFVKINDPVYVGINGD